Proteins from a single region of Macaca thibetana thibetana isolate TM-01 chromosome 4, ASM2454274v1, whole genome shotgun sequence:
- the CALHM6 gene encoding calcium homeostasis modulator protein 6, whose protein sequence is MEKFRAVLDLHLKHHSALGYGLVTLLTAGGERIFSTVVFQCPCSAAWNLPYGLVFLLVPALALFLLGYVLSARTWRLITGCGCRARASCGSGLRGSLVCAQLSAAAALAPLTWVAVALLGGAFYECAASGSAVLAQRLCLDRDHNCAAELPLVPCHEAKASDVQDLLKDLKAQSQVLGWILIAAVIIVLLIFTCVSRCLSPVSFLQLKFWKIYLEQEQQILKSKATEHATELAKENVKCFFEGSHPKECNTPSVKEWQQISSLYTFNQKDPYYSMLHKYVNRKEKTHSIRSTEGDTVIPVLGFVDSSSINSTPEL, encoded by the exons ATGGAGAAGTTTCGGGCAGTGCTGGACCTGCACCTCAAGCACCACAGCGCCCTGGGCTACGGCCTGGTGACCCTGCTGACGGCAGGCGGGGAGCGCATTTTCTCCACCGTGGTGTTCCAGTGCCCGTGCAGCGCCGCCTGGAACCTGCCCTACGGCCTGGTCTTCTTGCTGGTGCCGGCGCTCGCGCTCTTCCTCTTGGGCTATGTGCTGAGCGCACGCACGTGGCGCTTGATCACCGGCTGCGGCTGCAGAGCCCGCGCGAGTTGCGGATCTGGGCTGCGCGGCTCCCTGGTGTGCGCGCAGCTCAGCGCGGCCGCCGCGCTCGCGCCCCTCACTTGGGTGGCCGTGGCGCTGCTCGGGGGCGCCTTTTACGAGTGCGCGGCCAGCGGGAGTGCGGTCTTAGCGCAGCGCCTGTGCCTCGACCGCGACCACAACTGCGCCGCGGAGCTGCCGCTGGTGCCCTGCCACGAGGCCAAGGCGTCGGACGTGCAGGACCTCCTGAAGGATCTGAAGGCTCAGTCGCAG gTGTTGGGCTGGATCTTGATAGCAGCTGTTATTATCGTCCTTCTGATTTTTACATGTGTCAGCCGATGCCTGTCTCCAGTTAGTTTTCTGCAGCTGAAATTCTGGAAAATCTATTTGGAACAGGAGCAGCAGATCCTTAAAAGTAAAGCCACAGAGCATGCAACTGAATTGGCAAAAGAGAAtgttaaatgtttctttgagGGCTCCCATCCGAAAGAATGTAACACTCCGAGCGTTAAAGAGTGGCAGCAAATTTCATCACTGTATACTTTCAATCAGAAGGACCCGTACTACAGCATGTTGCACAAATATGTtaacagaaaagagaagactcaCAGTATCAGGTCTACTGAAGGAGATACAGTGATTCCTGTTCTTGGCTTTGTAGATTCATCTAGTATAAACAGCACTCCTGAGTTATGA